A window of Pseudomonas alcaliphila JAB1 genomic DNA:
ACCCAATTCACGTCTCCCGCCGCCACTGCCAAGGCTACGCAGCCCGGACCGGCGCCGGCTGCAGAGGCCTTAACACCGACCAACCAAGATACCCAGAAGAAGGCCACGACGCTGGCCCTGCCCCGCTCCTTCGTCGGCACCGAAGTCGACGGCAGCTTTCGCGTGGACGCTGCCGGCAATCTGATCATCAGCGAAGACATCCGCCGGATCTTCGATTACTTCCTCGCCAGCATCGGCGAGGAAAGCCTGGATGCCAGCGTGTCACGTCTGCGCAACTACATCGACAGCCAATTGCAGGAACCTGCACGGGCCCGCGCGCAAGCACTGCTGGAGCAATACCTGAGCTACAAGCGTGAGCTGGTGCTGCTGGAGCGCGACCTGCCGCAATTGGCCAGCCTGGATGCCATGCGCCAGCGCGAGACCGCCGTGCAGGCCCTGCGCGCAAGACTGTTCGACAGCGAAACCCACCAGGCCTTCTTCGCCCGTGAGGAAGGCTACAACCGCTTCACCCTGGAGCGCCTGGCCATCCAGCACGACAGCACAATGAGCGCAGAGGAAAAAGGCGCTGCCGTCGACCGCCTGCGCGCATCCTTGCCTGAAGAGCTGCAGGACGCCGTACTGCCGCAACTGCAGCAGGAACTGCGGCAGCACACCGCACGCCTGCAGGCCGAAGGCGCCAGCGCGGCGCAGATCCGCCAGATGCGCCAGCAGTTGGTAGGCGCCGAAGCCACCACGCGCCTGGAGGCGCTGGATAGCCAACGACAGAGTTGGCAGCGGCGTCTGGATGACTACCTCACTGCCAAGGCGAAGATTCAGGTCAATGAGGGACTCAGCAGCAGCGACAAGCGCGCGGCGATCGAGGCGCTGGCTGCAGAACGTTTCGATGAGCGTGAACGCCTGCGCCTGGACGCCGCCGAGCAATTGGCGGCGGCCAACAAGAAGCAGTAGGTCTCAGGCGCTGTCGCGCATCACCAGCTCGAAGCCAACGTCGATGCAATGCTGCTCCGGCGTTTCGCCACGCATCAGCGCCAGCAGCATGTTCGCCGCCAGTTCACCGACACGACCACGGGTGGTACGCACGGTACTCAAGGCCGGATGCATCCAGGCTGCA
This region includes:
- a CDS encoding lipase secretion chaperone, with amino-acid sequence MKKTLFALPLLIVAGLALMLYLQPGHQLTQFTSPAATAKATQPGPAPAAEALTPTNQDTQKKATTLALPRSFVGTEVDGSFRVDAAGNLIISEDIRRIFDYFLASIGEESLDASVSRLRNYIDSQLQEPARARAQALLEQYLSYKRELVLLERDLPQLASLDAMRQRETAVQALRARLFDSETHQAFFAREEGYNRFTLERLAIQHDSTMSAEEKGAAVDRLRASLPEELQDAVLPQLQQELRQHTARLQAEGASAAQIRQMRQQLVGAEATTRLEALDSQRQSWQRRLDDYLTAKAKIQVNEGLSSSDKRAAIEALAAERFDERERLRLDAAEQLAAANKKQ